Within Kutzneria chonburiensis, the genomic segment AACATGTGTGGTTCCGGCCTGAACGCGGCCGTCTTGAGATCACGGGTCATTACCCGGACGCGGCAAAAAGGGCGTACGGCGAGACGTGCAACGTGCGTATTGCGGTCAGTGCTGCCAAGACACCGGTGGTCATCGCTCGGGAAATCCGGAAGCGATTTCTCCCGCAATACGAACCGGGGTTGTTCGAAGTCGTGAAGCAAATTAGCGGTCGGGAGGCAGCGGCGGCAGCGCGCAGAGATACCGTGGTGGCGTTGAAGGATGAATTTCCGGCGCTGACGCAAATCAGCTATAAGCCTGACACGCTCGATCTCTGCCACCCGCACTCAGGGTCCATTGAGGTTGCCGCTTCCGGCAACGGCACGTTCTGTTCTGAATTCACGGTCAAGGGTGCCAGCGTCGATATGGTGCGGCGGCTACTGGCTGCCCTGGACGGCCGGACCGTCTATCCGACCTTGGGGGAGTGACATGTGGGTGCGGCGTGACCCGGAAACGGGTCGAATCTGGCAAGAGCTCACCGAACACGAAATGGGAATAGCGCTCAAGAGGCGCGCGACACCACAGCCGGACGGAATGAAGCTGTACAGCGTCGACGCCTTCACCGTGGACGTTCACCGCAACGGCGAGATAGAAGCCGTGCCGTTCGTATGGGAACCGCGCGAAGTTCAAAGGGTCGGCATTGCCGGATACGGTGATCGCGTCGTGCGGGTGCTGAAGCGCTGCCCGGTTCCCGATATCAGGGTCGGTGACTACGTCACCATGGGGTTTATGGGCGGAATTGCAGCGCTGACCGTCCGAATTGGCGTACGCGCCCTAGTTGACGACGGGGTGGCGTTCGAATTCGACTGGAACGGATTCAGGGACCGTCCAGGCGGCTCGCTGCTGCCTGACGGGCTGGTTTTCAAGCGGTCCGAATTCTGTTCCGATGTTTACGGCCCTATCGCCTGTGATTACTGCGACCGACAGGCGACCCTTATCGAGATTCACGGATCAGACCTCTATTGCCAGTCGTGCGCGAAGAACAATTTCAACGCGCCGAGTGAGTCGGTTAAGCCACTCACCGTGCCCGGCTATCGGAAGGCGTATCCCGATGAGTGAGGGGAAATCTGTCCGCTACGTCGTTCGCGACCGTGAGGGCGAAATCGTCAACCCGGGTGACATCATGGTGTCATTTCGTGACGTTGAATGGATTTTCGAACGGTGTGTGCATCCGAACAAGATCACCGTCTACCAGGGTGATCCGGACGGAATATGGCCCGCCAAGCTGACAAGCGATTTCTACGCCTCGGTTTTTGACGCCTCGATCACGGTCGAAGGTGACGAAAATTGCCTGTAGAACAGTGGCTCTCTAAACGTCAACATGAGCACGGGCTAAATCGGGTACAAGCTATCGAGCTTCTTATTAGTAAGCTGGCCACCGGATCCCACAACGTCATCCGTGGTAGGGTGGTCACCAACAACTGAAGAACCGACATGTGATGTCGGGCCGGTCCATGGGATCGGGGCAGACGCCAGAAAGCGCCATGCGGGTAGCCAACCCCGTATGGCGCTTTCGTCGTTTCCGGCGTCCGAGATAGACGGTCGCTGAGAACGTCCCTGCCGGACGAAAAGCGGCTATGTGGATAGGTCATACCGGGGAGTCGACAACGGCTCTTAGCGTGGAAATGGGGTGGCATTGTGGGTGTTTCGCCGTGTGAGGTTCTGAGGTGGTGCGGTAGGGGTACGCGGGTCGCTGTGAGCAGCCCCGTGTGGGCGGTGCTGCCGGACGGGGTCGGTACGGCGGCTGTCGCGCTGGACGGTGACCAGCCGGGCCTGAGGCTGCTCCGTGCCGACCGTGCCGACCGTGCCGACCGTGCCGACCGTGCCGACCGTGCCGACCGTGCCGACCGTGCCGACCGTGCCGACCGTGCCGACCGTGCCGACCGTGGCGGTTAGGCACGGCAGGGAGGCAACCCCGGTCCCGAATGGGCCGGGGCATTTTTTTGCCCACCGGACTGTCCATTATGGATGATCAACTTGCAATTGAACGGCGATCATTCTTTGAAGATCAACCACGGTGGCCATCGGCTTCATGATCAACTTCCCAGACCGGCAATTTCGCTAGGAGGTCCAGCAGGTTAATCGCGCGTATATATACGTGTATATATATGTGCGCGCGTGAGGATACCGGCCTTGTTGGTGATGCTTGGCGAGGTTGACGTGCCGGCAGGGTCATCCGGCCGCAGGGTGGTTGCCGTGCGGTAGCGGTTCCATGCCGCACCCTCGGTGTGACCGAGCTGACGGAGATTCACCCGCTCAAGCCTGTATCTGCCGAGGTAGAGACCCGGAACTGCCGCCGGCTCACCGTGTTTGTACTGGCGGCGGTGACGCTTCGTGCGAGCCGGCCACGGGCTACTGAGACCAGGCTCACAGTTTGGAATCCCTCGAATGAGGTGGACGGCCTTCCGTGCGGCGTGGCCAGGGACTGGGGGCCGCTGGCGCCGAAGCTCCATTGTGGACAAATAGACGCCACGGAAGTTGCCCTTTACCTGGGAGATGGTGACTCCCGTTAACAGTCAAAATGACCCCTCCCCCTACCTGGGTACCCCCGGCGAGGTACCCCCGCGTCGGGCACCCCTGGGCTGTATCGAGGGCGGAGGTTGCTAGTCCAACCGGGTTACGTGTTACGCACCCCCGGACCGCCGGTCATGCAGAAGTCACGGGGTCTGTGTCGGCCGCGAGTATGTTCGATCTATCGCTTCCCGTCGTCACCTCAATGTCGGCCCGGAAGTGACCGGTCCTGGCCTCTGGAATCGCGGAGGCCGGGACCGGAGCAATCGCTTGGCCATGGGGGGCTGGACCTGGCGTCGAGCCCCTAACCGCTCCTGGGGGAGTTGCTTGCATGGGTGACGTGTGGGTTGAGGCGTGCGAATCGGATCCGCTGTGGAGCTGTCCAGCGGTGCGGCAGCCCAGCCTGTGTGATCTGCCTCATGATCTAGTCGCTTGACGTTCAGCAGGCGTTGATGTTGTATGGAGCTTCGCCCGGTCGGGCAACGCCAGAAGTTGCCGCTTGACGTTCAGCAGCAATCATGGTTAGCCTCGAAGACGAGGTGATGACGATGGAAAACGCGAACGACCGGCGAAAGGTGCTCACTCCCGCGCTGTATGTCGAACTTGTGACACGGTATACGGTCAACGGCAAGCGGGTGCGGTCGGACAGTCTAATAGCCGACGACTTTGGAGTGAGCCGTGCGAGGGTGAGTCAGGTACGGGAACTTGCGAAGGAGCAGTTTCCGGGCGTACTTCCTGAGACGCCAACGGAAGCGACAAACAGAACGTGGCCGTGGGGCAACATCCCCGGCGAGTTTCAGCGCACGCAGATTTATCAGAACCTGCGGGCCTTCGCTCGGTACATCGCTACGGGCGGCAAGGGGATGAGCGCGGTCAGCGTGGGCCGTGTGCTCAGCCTACTGGCCTTGCTTCGGGACGGAAACCTGGTGGTCGAGTTCGATCCTAAGATTCCGCCGGAGCCAGGAGTTAGCAACAAGGGAGGGTGGCGTTATGTACCGCGAAACGAGGAACTGGACGGCGACGCTCAAACTGGACTCATTTTTAGGGTAAACGAGCACACGAGGGAGCTGACCGACGAAATTAGACTGATCTGGAAATTTCCTGCCACGCTGCCCTGACGTGGCGTGGGAGGGGGAAGAGGAAATACCGATGTACGCCCACATTGGGCCTTCAGTTCAGATAATTTCTACACACTTGCCCTACTTCCACTTGTGGAAGGAGAGCTGGGCTCAGTCATGGCGAAACGGACCGGTCCTGCGGTTTTATCACACGGTCCTGCTCGGCATGTCCGATCCCATCGCGGAACCGGTGCGGGCAGCGCTACGGGGGCGCTGCTACACCGAGCTTGACTCGGTTGAAGACGACGATGAGGGGATGCTTTTCGGGCGAGCTGTACTGAAAACGATCGGCTTGTTCGATACCTGCCCCGGTGTGGAACGAAGTCACACATGCGGGGCCGGGTTGGCGGCGGAAGGCCCGTGACCTACCGATCCGTCAGCCAGCTCAAGAGCTACGCGCGATGCGCGTACGGGTACTACCTGGAGCGGGTGGCAAAGGCGTGGACCCGCCCTGCGGCATGGTTGCCGCAGGGCGTTGCGGTCCACGAAGCCGTGGAAGCTGTTGAACGCTCGGGCCGCACCATGACGGCCGCACAAGCTCAAGGCGTGTTCCGGGAGAGCTATGCCAGAGAGGTCAATGCGTCAGCGGCGACCTGTCCGAACTTCAACTGGTGGATGCCCAGCGGCCGGCATCAGGGCGAAGCCGACATCGCGCGCCGGTGGGGCCTCGGCCTGGACCAGGTGGCGGCTTACGTGGACTATGTGGAGACCCACCCGCACGAGGTGATCTGGGTAGCGCCTGACGGGACACCCGCCATCGAGCTGGAGTTCGAGGTCCGGTTCGGCACGGTGATCGTGCGGGGATACCTAGACCAGGCGGTTGAAGTCGACGGCGAGGTGCGGGTACGTGATGTCAAGACGGGCCTGCCGCCGGACGACGAGCTTCAGCTTGGCGTGTACGGCGTAGCGCTCAGCAAGACCTATGACGTGGAGGTGCGAACCGGGGACTACTGGATGGCCAAGGCGGGCCGGCCGGCCCATCCCTACGACCTGACGGCCTGGACTGAGGAGAGGATCACGGAGGCGTTCGAGGAGATGGATGCAGGAGTTCGAAGTGGACGCTTCGAGCCTGACCCGGAGCCGGCCAAGTGCGACCGGTGCCCGGTCAAGGACAAGTGCGAGTTCGGTCCCATGGCCGATTTTCTGCGACCCGGCACTTAACATTCAGCAAGAGTTCGTAAGTTCGTAAGTTCGTAGTGGGGGTGTCGTGTACTCGCTTCTCCAGTCCAGGCGTGTCAGAGGGTCGGCGGGCGAACCGCTTCCCGCTGTCTTCAAGTCGTTGGCGGACAAGGGATTTATCCTTCGGCGGGGTCAGCTGGCGCTGGTCGCTGCTGGGCCGGGGACGGGCAAGAGCGCGTTTGCCTTGACGCAGGCACTGAAGAGTCGAGTCCCGACGCTGTACCTGTCCGCCGACAGTGACGCTTTCGTCCAGCTCACGCGGTCGCTGTCCATCCTTATGGGATGGACGCTGGAGCAGTCGGCCCGCGCGGTACTCCGGGACGACCTGGGTGCGGCGCAGCAGGTTCTCGCTGGCTTGCCGATCAGGTTTGAGTTCAGCGCCTCGCCGACGCTCGACCAGATCGAGTTGACCATGGCGGCCTATGAGGAGGTGTACGGGTCCTATCCGACGCTCGTCGTCGTCGACAACATCACCAATGTCCAAGCTGGGCTAGGGGAAGACGAGGGATCGGCCGGGCTGGACAGGCTGATGGACTACTTGTCAACCATGGCAAGGGAAACCCGTGCGTGCGTGCTCGGTCTGCATCATGTGACCTCGGGGTTCAACGATGCGGACAAGCCGGTCCCGTTGTCCGGAGTGAAGAACCAGGTTTCCCGGGTGCCTGCTCTCATCGGGACGATGTTCAAGCCGGTCAGGGACGAGTGGAGCGAGGACGTCCTGTGCTTCTCGAAGGTGAAGGACAGGAACGGCCGCGCCGATCCAAGTGGGCACGACTACGTGGAGTTGCGGTTCGCGGGTGATCGGATGCTGATCGAGGACATGGCCGCGTAGGCGAGCCTGAACGAGGGGGAATAGTTGGAAAAGAAGAAGGCTGCGCCGAAGGCGCGGAAGCTGTCTGTCCCTAATGGACGTGCGGTCAAGGCGCGGGGACGTAACTGGGAGAACGCCGTGGTGTCGATCTGCCACCGGTTGGGCTGGGTCGACGCCAAGCGCAACGGAGCCGTGTACGGCGGAGCGGACCGAGGAGACATCGGCGGGGCACCGCTGACAATCCAGTGCAAGGCGGTAGACCGTGTCCAACTGTGGAGGCATCTAGACGACGCCATCGAGCAAGCCGGCCACAACGGCACGTCGGATGAGACATGCGTGGTCTACAAGCGCCACGGTGGATCTACGGCAGACGCCGCCTGGGTGTTTCGCGGCGACTTTGCCGAACGACTGTTGCAGCACTACTACTTAACATTCAGCAAGGATTGATCATGGCGGTGCCGCCGGTGCCTGCCGTCGCGCCGATCGTGGCGGTGCTACGGCACTACTACCCCGGATGGGAACCACCGGTTGAGCGGGGGAGTGGACGCGGTGTCGCTGCCCCGTGCACGGCGAGGAACACGCATCCGCGTCAATCTCGTTCTCCCGCAACGCGTTCCGCTGCCACGGCTGCGGCTCGAAAGGGGACGTCCTGTCGATCATCCGACAACAGGAAGGAGGAGATCATTCCAGCGCTGTCCGACGGGCAGAAGAAATATCTGGCGGACGCTACGAGCCGGTACCACGCCGCACTGACGGGAAGCCCCGCCGAAGAGTATTTGGCCAGCCGGGGACTGGGAGCGCAGAGCGTCCGGGAGATCGTCGACCGCTACCGCCTTGGCTACGTAGCTGACCCTGTTGCGGGACAGGGAATGTACCGAGGCTGGCTCGCCATTCCCTATCTACGCAAGGGAACTGACCGAGACTGGTCGGTCGCATCGATCAGGTTTCGATGCCTGGAGCACCACGAGCATCAGGGGCACGGGAAGTACATGACCCTGCCGGGCGACCGGCCCAGGCTCTACAACACGCCGGCTCTGATGACCGCATCGGATCAGATCGCCATCTGTGAAGGCGAGCTGGACACCGTCACCGCCGCTGCCTGCGGGCTCGACGCGGTGGGAGTCCCGGGCGTCGAAGCCTGGCAACCTCACTTTGCTCCCGCGTTCCTTGGCTACGAACGGGTGTACCTGTTGGCCGACAACGACGACAGCGGACAGGGCCTGAAGTTCGCCGAGCGGATCGCCGGAGAGCTGCCGAACGCGCGAGTCGTGCTCATGCCGCATGGGCATGACGTCAACTCGCTGGTCATGCAGCAAGGGAAGAGGTCCCTGCTGGAGAGGATCACCGATTGAAACACGAGAACAACAGCTTGGTTCGCATCACGGTGGGGCAGCTCGAAGGCTTCGTCGGCCGCATCACGGGCTACGACGAGTTCTTTGAGCTGTACCTGGTCCGCGTGCCCGAACTCGCGGAGACCGTGGTCGGGCTGGATGAGACGGAGATAGAAGCCTTGGCAGACAACGACAACAGCGCCGCACCGGCCAACGAGCCTGACATGCCACCGGCGCCACCCTTCGGAATGTCCTCAGAGGACCTGGCGCAGTACACGGCTGACTTCATCAACCGCTGCATGACACGGGTTACCACCGTCGGCCGTGAGCAGTACGACCTCGGCGGCCACCAGCAGTTCGAAGTGAAGTCCATCGCGGACGTGTGCCGCATGGCCCTGGAGGAAGTCGAGGACTTCGCCGTGTACGCGGCCATGGTGCACATCCGAGTTCGGCGGACCCTGGCCGCCGTGGAAGAGGTTCTGTGAGGCGGACCTACGTCGTAATCAGCGACACCCAGATCCCGTACCAGGATCAGCGAGCGCTGGCAGGGGTCATCCGCTTCATCGGCTCGTACCAACCCGATGAGGTCGTGCAGATCGGAGACCTCGCCGACTTTCCCCAACCATCGCAGTGGTCCAAGGACTCGCGTGGCGAGTACGAGGGAAGCATCTTCCGTGACGCCGAGACGGTGAAGGAGAAGTTCCTCAAGCCGCTTCGAGCTGTCTACTCGGGACAGGTCGGCGTGATCGAGGGCAACCACGACCTTCGCCCTCGGCAGTACCTCAAGCGGTATGCGCCCGCACTGGAGGGATCGCCGGCGTTCGAGTTAGAGAACCTGTTCGACTTCAAGGCGTTCGACGTCGCGAAGCTGCCCGACTTCTACGAGTTCAGCCCCGGCTGGCTGATGTGCCACGGCCACTTGGCCCGGTTCAACATCTCGCCCATCGCTGGGAACACGGCGTTGAACGGGGCGAAGAAGATCGGCAAGTCCGTGGTCATGGGCCACACACACCGACTGGGCAAGGGATCCCACTCGGTCGGCTACGACGGGAAGATTACCTCCACCCTGACCGGCGTCGAAGTCGGGCACCTCATGGACATGAAGGCTGCCGGCTACCTGAAGCGCGGCGTGGGCGACTGGCAAATGGGATTCGGCGTGATCCATGTCGACGGCCACCACGTCCAGGCCGAAGTCATCGCCATCAGGCACCGAAAGTTCATTGTGGACGGACAAACCTATTCCTGCTGACAGTGGGAAACGACAAGGGGGAACTGTGGAAGGCATCACCGACCTGGAGTGGGCCGCGCTGCGGGTGCAAGCACACCGAGCCGGCGAGCAAGTCGCGCGCTACTGGCCGCACTGCGTCAGCGCCGACGACATCGAGCAGGACATCATGCTCCGGCTCCTGGAGTCGCCCGGCAGCGCCCGCAAGATCCTCGACCTGCCCAGCGAGGACAACAGCCAGCGGAAGTTCCTGATCAAGATGGGCCACCAGATCGCCAGCATCGAACAGCGGGATTACGAGCTGTACTCAGGCCAGTACCTGTACCACCTCGGCGAGGTCCGCTCGCTGCTGGAGGGCCAGGCGCTCACCCGCCGACTGGACCAGCACGGCATCACCAACCAGGGCGCGAAGTTCAAGGCGGCGGAGGTCGACCTCCGCAACGCCCTGTCCGTGCTGGCCGACCAGTACGCCGAGGCGATCAAGCGCCGGTACCGGGACGGGAAGAACCCGACCGCCAACACCGAGCGCAAGACGCTCAGCCGGGCCATCGAGGCCCTGACCGAGCACATGAACCGGTCGGCAAGGAACCGGACCGCCGACTACACCGACGGCCCCGGCACCCGGCGAGTCCTGAGCAACGCCCAGTCCATCGCCGTGAACACCGCTGCTGGCAAGACCTTGGGAGGAAACGACTGTGAATGACAAGAACCCCGTCGCCGTGTTCATCGGCGGCCTGATCGCCACCGCCGTGATGTTCGCCGTGTGCGTGCTGCTGCTGACCGTTCTCGGTCTCAGCGTGGGCCAGGCGTGCGCCGGCACGGCGCTGGGCCTGATCGCCGCCGGCCTGATCAAGAACGACAAGTGAGAGAGGAACCAATGGAGTTCGATCCCTTCGCCGACGACACCCCCGACGTGCCCGACGAGGCGCAGACCTACACCAATCCGTGGGACGAGCAGTCGCCGGCCCCGGCACCCGAGCCGGCCCCTGTACCCGGCAGCTCAGATCACCGCGTGCGGGTCACCCTGAAGGCCGGCTCTGACTACGCCGCGCCCTGGGTCACCGTTGACGGCCACGACGTCCGGGACGCCCTGGGCCAGATCAGCGACTGGGAGGCACTGCGGGAGCTGCTGGACCGCGCGGCCAAGGTGGGCGCGTACTTCGTGTCCAAGGCGGCCGGCACCACCGGTCAGAGCGGCCAGGCCGGCCAACGACCCGCGTCGGCCAGCGCGCCGCCGCAGGGCTCCCAGGAAGCTCCCGGCGGTGAGAAGCGGTACTGCGAGCACGGCGAGATGATCTACCGCTCGGGCATCAGCGCGAAGAACGGTGCACCGTACCGACTTTTCTCCTGCCCCAACACCAATCGCGATCAGCAGTGCAAGCCTCAGTGGCTCCGGTAGGTCCTTTTCATGCCCACCTACTTAACATTCAGCAGTGAAGTGGGGTGTCGTCCGTGAGCGCGGACCCCGAGGAGGACATGGCGGAGTCCGTCGAGGCCCGCAGGCGTCACGCTGAGGACTACTCAGGACTGCGGTGAGCCGCAAGCGAATCCTCATCACGGGATCTCGCACGTGGCGGGACTGGACCGTCATCGAGTCGGCAATCCTCGGTCAGGTGCCCGGCTACGCCGATGGGCAGGACGCCGTGATAGTCCACGGCGGATGTCCAACCGGGGCCG encodes:
- a CDS encoding RecB family exonuclease: MTYRSVSQLKSYARCAYGYYLERVAKAWTRPAAWLPQGVAVHEAVEAVERSGRTMTAAQAQGVFRESYAREVNASAATCPNFNWWMPSGRHQGEADIARRWGLGLDQVAAYVDYVETHPHEVIWVAPDGTPAIELEFEVRFGTVIVRGYLDQAVEVDGEVRVRDVKTGLPPDDELQLGVYGVALSKTYDVEVRTGDYWMAKAGRPAHPYDLTAWTEERITEAFEEMDAGVRSGRFEPDPEPAKCDRCPVKDKCEFGPMADFLRPGT
- a CDS encoding AAA family ATPase, which translates into the protein MADKGFILRRGQLALVAAGPGTGKSAFALTQALKSRVPTLYLSADSDAFVQLTRSLSILMGWTLEQSARAVLRDDLGAAQQVLAGLPIRFEFSASPTLDQIELTMAAYEEVYGSYPTLVVVDNITNVQAGLGEDEGSAGLDRLMDYLSTMARETRACVLGLHHVTSGFNDADKPVPLSGVKNQVSRVPALIGTMFKPVRDEWSEDVLCFSKVKDRNGRADPSGHDYVELRFAGDRMLIEDMAA
- a CDS encoding CHC2 zinc finger domain-containing protein; this translates as MHGEEHASASISFSRNAFRCHGCGSKGDVLSIIRQQEGGDHSSAVRRAEEISGGRYEPVPRRTDGKPRRRVFGQPGTGSAERPGDRRPLPPWLRS
- a CDS encoding toprim domain-containing protein, translating into MTASDQIAICEGELDTVTAAACGLDAVGVPGVEAWQPHFAPAFLGYERVYLLADNDDSGQGLKFAERIAGELPNARVVLMPHGHDVNSLVMQQGKRSLLERITD
- a CDS encoding metallophosphoesterase; protein product: MRRTYVVISDTQIPYQDQRALAGVIRFIGSYQPDEVVQIGDLADFPQPSQWSKDSRGEYEGSIFRDAETVKEKFLKPLRAVYSGQVGVIEGNHDLRPRQYLKRYAPALEGSPAFELENLFDFKAFDVAKLPDFYEFSPGWLMCHGHLARFNISPIAGNTALNGAKKIGKSVVMGHTHRLGKGSHSVGYDGKITSTLTGVEVGHLMDMKAAGYLKRGVGDWQMGFGVIHVDGHHVQAEVIAIRHRKFIVDGQTYSC